Below is a genomic region from Isosphaeraceae bacterium EP7.
AGGGCCAAGGTCGGTCAGCTTCGCCGAATTCTTCGCGAGGATGGGCGGCGACATGGTCCGACTTCTCTCGGATCACACCGAGTTGGGAGTGGGATACCGGGTCGATATGCGTCTGCGGCCGGACGGCGACCAGGGACCACTCGCTCGATCGCTCTCGGGCACGCTGGAGTACTACGTCAACAGCGGTCGGACCTGGGAGCGGCAGGCCCTGATCAAGTGCCGGGCAGTCGCCGGCGACCTCGCCCTGGGCGAGCAGTTCTTGCATGCGATCGCCCCGTTCGTTTATCGGAGGTATCTGGGCGCGACGGAGATCGCCGAGATCAAGACGATGAAGCGGCGGATCGAGGGCCGGACGATCTCCGCGGGCGAGGCCGACTTGGAGGTGAAGACCGGCCACGGCGGGATTCGTGACGTCGAATTCGTCGTCCAGTTCCTCCAACTCTTGCACGGAGGCCTGCTGCCTGGCGTGAGGGACTCGAACACGCTGATCGCCCTTTCGAAACTGGAGGAGGTAGGCTGCCTGACCCCCGAGGAGCGGGGGATCATGGACGACACGTATCGATTCCTGAGGCAGGTTGAGCACCGGCTTCAGACGATGTTCGACCGCCAGACCCACAAGATGCCAGCGGACTCCGAAGGGGCCCGCACGCTGGCGATTCGGATGGGGTATCCCCCACTCAATCGCTGGGAGGATCGGGTCGGCCCGTCGGAGCGATTCCTGTCCGACTACCGCGCGAAAGCCGAGCTCAATCGGCGGATCCTGAATCATTTGCTGCACGACGCCTTCCGCGACGACGACGGGGCCGCGGCGGACCCGGTGGTCGACCTGGTCCTCGACCCTGAGCCGCCGCCCGAACTGATCGCGTCCGCGCTGGCGCGTTATCCCTTCCGCGACCCGTCGCTGGCGTATCAGAACCTGATGGCCCTGGCCCGAGAAGAGTACCTGTTCCTGTCGCAGGCAAGGTGCCGGCACTTCCTGGCAGCGATTGCGCCCAGGCTTTTGCAGGCTGTCGCGGAGACGTCCGACCCGGACATGGCCCTGAACAACCTGGAGAAGGTCTCGGCCTCGCTCGGAGCTAAGGCGATGCTCTGGGAACTGTTCAACTACAACCCGCCGACCTTACGCCTGTTCGTCGAGGTCTGCGCCACGAGCCAGCTCCTTTCGGAGATCCTGATCGGTAATCCGGGGATGATCGACGACCTGATGGATTCGCTGGTCGTCGACCGGCCTCAGCCGGGCAAGGCCATCCGCACGGAGCTTGCCGAACTCTGTCATGGAGCCGAGGACCTGGCGCCGATCCTGGTCGGATTCCGCAACAAAGAATGGATCCGGATCGGCACGCGCGACGTGCTGGGCCGTGAGCCGATCCGCGACGTCACGAGAGAGCTTTCCGATGTGGCCGAGGCGATCGTCGGCCAGGTGGCACGCGTGGAGTGGGACCGAAGGGCGGAGAAGCACGGCGAGCCCCGGACGATCGAAGGGGCCCGCGACCGGTGGGCGATCGTGGCGCTGGGCAAGTTCGGCGGAAGGGAGTTGAACTACCGGAGCGACCTCGACCTGGTGTTCCTGAACGAGTCGGACGGCCGGACCGTTCGCCGGGCGTCGGTCCCGATCGACAACGACTTGTTCCTGACGGAGGTGGTGCGTCGACTGATCAAATCGCTCGCCGATCCCGCCTCTCCCGGCCCGCTTTACGTCGTGGACACACGCCTGAGGCCGCATGGGGGCTCGGGGCCGCTGGTGCTGACCCTGTCGGCCTTCGTCGACTATTTTGCGACCCAGGCCAAACCCTGGGAACTGCTGGCGTTGACGAAGGCGCGGGTGATCTTCTCATCGGGAGACTTCGGCAAGAAGGTCTCTGAGTCGATCCAGGAAACACTGACGAATCAGGTGGACGCTTGCCTCTTGGGCGCCGAGGCCCTGGCGATGCGTAAAAGGCTGCAAGATTCGAGGTCGCCCGGCGACCTGAAACGCGGTGCGGGGGGCCTGGTGGACGTCGAGTTCGTGGTCCAGTACCTGCAACTGGTCAACGCACGGGAGCATCCCGAGATCCTGAGAACGAACACCTGGGATGCCCTGGATGCCCTGAAGCGGGCCGGCATCCTGAGTCGTTCCGACCACGCCTCGCTCCGCGACGCATACGACTTTCTGCGAGCGGTGGAAAGCCGTCTGCGGATCGTCAGGAACAGGAGCTCAACCGGCTGGCCGGAGCAGGACGAGGAAGTAGCGAAGCTGGCCAGGCGACTACCCCAGATCGAGGGGGACGCGCGTGATTCGGCCGAGGCATTCCGGGCCCTCAAGCTCGGGCACGCCACGCGGACTCGTGCCGTGTTCGACGGCTTCTTCGGGCGTTTTGGTGGGGCCAAGCTTTAAGAGGACGAAGCCGGATGCGACAGACCAATCACTGGCCTGTCGCATCTCGGGCCGATGAAGTCGTCGAATCAAGGTGCCTCGACGAGCGCTCGCTGCGGATTGCGGAACTGGCCGGCCTTCCAGCCCGAGACGCGTGAGTCCGCGGGACGGGAATCGGGCTCGGGGATGTCTTCCGCGTTGAGCTCCAGATCCGCGTCTGAGGGGTCGGAAGTCGGGGCCGTGTCGGCCGGGGTTTGCTCGCGAACGAGCCCGACCTGGACGCTGCGATTGCCCTCGTTCGACTCGTCGGACGTTGTGGGTTGCAGCCGGGCGACCCGCCGGTCACCCCTCGGTGAGTCGGTCTTCCAGCCGATGGCGCCCGGGTCTCGGATGCCGAGCAGGTCCGGGGGAGGAACGGTGATGTCGCCGGCCTCGGGAGACTGGGCCCTGGCATGTGCGATAAGGCGATTCTGGTCCTTGACCGCGCGGGGCTTGGCCTGGGCCAGCATCTCGCCGTTGTTCTTGCCTGGAGGGGCATAGAGGGCCATCAGATTGTTGCGATCGAGCATGGCGTAGATCGACCGCGGGGTGGCATACAGGCCGTGGTCGTCTTGCGGCGAGGCAAAGTCGCAGACGCCGGCGACGAAGCCGTCATGAGTGAACAGGCCGCCGCCGGACCGGCCCTGCTTGGGGGCGGTGGTGCACTCGATGGCCTCGTACTGCTGATGGCCGGGGACGTTCATCATCGAGGCCTTGACGATGACGGTATCCCAGGCGGTTGCGTCCTGGCCCTCGGGGCAGCCGACCGCGATCATCCCCATGTCCTTCTTGGGCTTCCAGAACGCGGGAACGACCCGGGCGGCGGGAATACGCTTGCCGGGGCGGATGCGGAGCAGGCCGACGTCCTTGACAAAGTCATAGTCCATCGCCTGGCCCTTGTAGGTCTCACGGGCATAGTGGACCTGCGCGGGTTGCTGGCCGCTGAGCTTGCCGTCGAAGAGGTCAACCTGGATGGGGCTGGGGAACTTCGACGGGTGGGCCTGGCGTGGCCCGTCGAGCTTGAAGATGTGGGCGCAGGTGAGGATGATGGCCTGCTCGGGATCGCTGTAGATCACCGTGCCGGAGCCGAAACCGGTCATGTTGCCGGGGCCCTGCACCTTGATCCGGACGACCGTCTGCCAGGGCTTGGGGTTGATGGGAGCAGCGGGCTCCACAGCGACGTCGAGGTCGGCGGGCTCCGACGAGCCGTCGTCCTCGGGCGTGGGGACCGAGTTGTCGGCGGCCTGGATCTCGGCCGGGACGACCTCTTCGGCGGCCTCAGGCGGCGCCGCGGCGATTTCGGCGTATTCGTCGGCCGCCTTGTTGCGTGCGGCGAGGTAGAACCTGGCGAGCTGCCCGGCCGGGCGCGGACCGACTGTCTTGGCGAGCACCTTGCCCGAGCCGTCGACCACGACGAATGCGGGGATGCTCGTAATCTGATATTTCTTGGCCAGCTCGGGCGAGCGGTCCACGTCGATCGACTTGATCGGATATTTGTGCTCGATGAGCCGGCGGACTGCCGGCCTCATCTCCTGGCACGGGCCGCACCAGGAGGCGTGGAAGTCGAGCAGGATTGGCGTGTCGGCGCGTTCGGCCCCGGCGGAGACGACGGCGGCGAGGAGCAAGGTTGTGACGATCATGCCGCAAGGACTCCTTTCCCACGGGACGACCGGGCACCATCGACCGTCGTGAACGGGCGGGCTGGACTCCTGCGATCCGCGAGGGCCGAGGTGTGGTCGGCGCCTGCGTCTCGTCGGGTCTCGCCCCTCGGGTCGAGGGCGTACCGGGTTCGGGCCGCGCTACGCGAGGGGGCCACCAAACGCAACATGCCAGGACCCGTGAGGGGTCGGCAGCCGCGATGGCACACGCCCGGTTGCCCGGGCGGGTTCGCCTTGTGAAGAGGAGGAGTATTCGAGGGGTGTTGCGCCGGCCGGGGAGATTCCCCGGCCCTTCGTCGGGCGAGCTTCGCGTCGAGGGCCCCGCGCCCGACCGTCATGGCCGAACGCGTCCCACCAGCAATGCCCGAGGGCATGGCCGGCGAGACCGCGGCGTCGACATCCCTTTCGTTGTGACGGTCCGAACATCCTGTCGGACCGGGTCGGGCAACGTTGGGCGTCGCGTTCACCGCGGATGGCCCCTTTTACTCGGAGTGTGGCTTGTGTACCAGATCACTTATCGACCAGCCGGGAGTTCAACTTGAACGTCGATTGCGAGAGTTCCCATTTCCTCGGGAAAACTGACATAAATTCCAAATTGGTAGGAACTTAAGTGGGAATTAATGCTGGGAATTCAGGGATTCTAGACCGATCGGTCTAGCCCGAGCTTGCCTTCTTGACCGACCGGTCTAGGATCAACTCATGGAGACGAAAGCCGACCGCAAATCGAATTTGAGACCGGCGACCTATGAGGCGTTGCTCGATGCCGGGACCGAGCTGATCCTGGAGAAGGGCTACAACCACTGCGGCCTCGACGAGATCTTGAAGCGTGCGGGGGCTCAGAAGGGGTCGTTCTATCACTTCTTCGCGAGCAAGGAAGATTTCGGGCTGCGGGTGATTGACCGGTACTCGAAGATCCGGCTCGCCAGCATGGACGAATACTTGATTGACCCCTCGCGGGCGCCGCTGGCGCGACTCAGGCGTTGGTATGAGAGCACGTGTCTCAGGAAGCTCGATCAGGAGTGCCGCATCGGCTGCCTCTTCGGGAGCCTGAGTCAGGAGCTTTCCAACCAGAGCGAGGCGATCCGCCAGAGCCTGGATCAGTGTCTTTCCCAGGTCCGCAAGCGTCTGACCGCCTGCCTCGTGGAAGCCCAATCCGCGGGCGACCTGCGTGCCGACCTCGACGCGGCGCAGCTGGCGGAATACTGCCTCAATGGCTGGGAAGGGGCACTCCTTCGCATGAAGGTGGTCCGATCCGTCGAGCCGCTGGAAATTTTCGTCCGCGTCACCTTCGACCTGGTCCTCAGGCCCTGCTCGTAACCCAACCGTCTGACCCGCCCCGTACCCCGCCCCCAATCATTTCCGCCGGCGTGGGCTCTCCCCTCGCGGCCGGGAATTCGCCGGACACCGGAGCCATCCATGTGGATCGTCGAGCTGGCCTTGCGTCGGCCTTATACGTTCGTGGTCATGTCCTTGATGATTGTGGTGCTCGCCGGGGTGACGATCCTGCGGATGCCCGTCGACATCTTCCCGGAGATCGACATCCCCGTCGTGGCGGTCGTCTGGAGCTATCCGGGGGTCTCGCCCGACGAGATGGAGAAGAGGATCGTCACCGTCTGCGAGCGGGCGATGACGACGACCGTCAATGACATTGAGCACATCGAGTCGCAATCGCTCAGTGGCGTGAGCGTCGTGAAGGTCTTCTTCCAGCCGGGGGCGAAGGTCGAGGCGGGGGTGGCGCAGATCAACGCCATCAACGCGACCATCCTCCGAGTGATGCCGCCGGGGATCACGCCTCCGCTGATCATCAGATACAGCGCGACCAATGTGCCGATCGTTCAGATCGGCGTCGGCAGCGACTCGATGTCGGAGCAACAGCTCTACGATTACGGGCAGAACTTCATCCGGACGCAGCTCGCCACGGTGCAGGGGGCCCAGGTGCCGCTGCCGCTGGGGGGCAAGCCGCGGCAGATCATGGTCGACCTCGATCCGCAGGCGCTCTACTCGCACAAAGTCTCCCCGGCGGACGTCAGCGCGGCGATCAACGCCCAGAACCTTATTCTGCCGGCGGGCTCGGCCAAGATCGGCCCCCGAGACTATCAGGTCCAGCTCAATAGCAGCCCCGAGGTGATCGACGCCCTGAACGACCTGCCGATCAAGATGGTCAACGGCGCGGTGGTCACCATCCGGGACGTAGCCCACGTCCGCGACGGCTACGGCGTGCAGACGAATATCGTCAACACCAATGGCAAGCGGGGCAGCCTGCTCACCGTGCTGAAGGCAGGCGGGGCTTCGACCCTGGATGTTGTTCGCAGGGTGCGCGAGACCCTCCCGCGGATCATGGCGAATCTGCCCGACGAACTCAAGACGACGCTCCTGTTCGACCAGTCCCGATTTGTCGCCGCGTCGATCGAGGGGGTGCTGCACGAAGCCCTCATCGCGGCGGGACTGACGGCCCTGATGATCCTGCTCTTCCTGGGGAGCTGGCGCAGCACCGTGATCGTGGCGGTCTCGATCCCGCTGTCCATCCTCGTTTCGATCCTGATCCTCAGCATGCTGGGGCAGACCCTCAATACGATGACGCTTGGCGGGATGGCCCTGGCGGTCGGGATCTTGGTGGATGACGCCACCGTCGAAATCGAGAACATCCACCGGAATCTGGGGATGGGAAAGCCCTTGAAGCAGGCGATCCTGGATGGTGCGCAACAAATCGCCACGCCAGCATTCGTCTCGACGCTGGCCATCTGCATCGTCTTCCTGCCGGTCGGCTTCCTCACGGGTGCGGCCAAGTCGCTCTTCGCCCCGCTGGCCATGGCGGTGGTGTTCGCGATGCTGGCGTCGTACTTCCTCTCGCGGACCATCATCCCGACCATGACGCACTATCTGCTCGCCAAGGAGGTCGACCTCTACCGCGAGCACGCCGAGGGGGGGCACGAGCCCGCCCGCGACGAATTCGGCGTCCCGAAGCCCGCGGCCCCCAAGGGGGACATCTTCTGGCGGGTGCACCGGGCCTTCAATCGTCAGTTCGAGAAGTTCCAGTGTGTCTATCTGTCGCTGCTGGGGTGGGCGTTGCGGCACCGGGCCGCGGTGGTCTGCTTGTTCTTCGCCTTCGTGGGCGGGACGATGACGCTGACCGGTTACCTTGGGCAGGACTTCTTCCCCGAGGTGGACGCCGGCCAGTTTCGACTCCATGTGAGGGCCCCGGCCGGGACCCGTGTGGAGGAGGCCGAGCGACTCTTTTCGCGGGTCGAGGCCGAGATCCGCAAGGTCGTCCCGGCGGACGAGATCGACCTGATCCTGGATAATATCGGGCTCCCTTCCAACGGAATCAGCCTGGCATTCGGCGACAGCAGCACGATCAGCAACTCCGACGGCGAGATCCTCGTCGCATTGCACGAGCATCACTCGCCGACGGCCGCATACGTGGCGCGACTGCGGAAGGAACTGCCCAGGAAGTTTCCCGAGGCGGTCTTCTTCTTCCAGCCGGCGGACATCGTCGGGCAGATCCTCAACTTCGGACTCGCGGCCCCCATCGACGTGCAGGTGATGGGCAACAGACGCGACGAGAACTACGCGCTGGCCCGCAAAATCGAGGCGGCGATGCAGAAGATCCCCGGTGCCGTGGACGTCCACCTGCATCAGGTGACCGATGCACCTTCCCTGAAGTTGGAGGTCGACCGGGCCCGGGCCGAGCAGATCGGCCTGACTCAGCGGGACGTGGCCAGCAGCATGCTCGTCTCGCTCAGCTCGAGCGGCCAGAATGCCCCGAATTACTGGCTCAACCCCAAGAACGGCGTGAATTACATCGTCGCCGTGCAGACGCCGCAGTACAGGATCGACTCGGTGGAGGCGCTCATGAACACGCCGATCATCGCCCCCGGGGCCACGGAAGGGAGGCCACAGCTCCTGGGAAACTTGACCAAGCTGGAGCGGGGGACGACGGCCTCGGTGGTCAGCCACTACAACGTCCAGCCCGTCTTCGACGTCTTGGCGGCGGTGCAGGGACGCGACCTGGGTGGGGTCGCGGCCGACTTGAACACGATCCTCGACGAGATCGGCGGCAAGCCCGACGCGAGCGGTTTGAGGCCCAAGTTGCCCAAGGGGACCACGATCAGCGTGCGGGGCCAGGTCGAGAGCATGACCTCGTCCTTTAAGGGATTGGCCGCCGGACTCGTCTTCGCGGTCCTGCTGGTCTATTTCCTGATGGTCGTGAATTTCCAGTCGTGGCTCGACCCATTCATCATCCTCTGCGCGTTGCCCGGGGCGATGGCGGGGATCATCTGGATGCTCTTCGCCACGCAGACGACCTTGAGCGTCCCGTCGCTCATGGGCGCGATCATGTGCATCGGCGTGGCCACGGCCAACTCAATTTTGATGGTGACGTTCGCCAACGAGCGTCGGGCCGAGGGGGATGATGCGATCACGGCGGCTCTTGCGGCCGGGCACACAAGGCTGAGGCCAGTGTTGATGACCGCCGCGGCGATGATCATCGGGATGCTACCGATGTCCCTCGGCCTGGGCGAAGGCGGAGAGCAGAACGCTCCCCTGGGCCTGGCCGTCATCGGCGGCCTGACGGTCGCCACGGCCGCGACCCTGCTCTTTGTGCCGGTGGTTTACAGCCTGCTCCGGACCAAGGCGCCGACGATCCTGCTCGAAAACTGAGGCAGAACGAACCATCCACCCATCGGGATTCCTAGTAATGACAACGGCAGTGCAAGAGCCGAAGACTCATGCGACGAGACAGATCATGCCGCCCCCTTCGAGGGGCTGGCGGGGCCTGCTCCAATTCCTGTTCGTCCTGATCGCGATCGGGGCCGCGATCGGCGGGTTGCTGGCGGCGGGGATCTTCCCCAGGATCCGGCAGGAGGCAGAGCTTCACGCCGGATCGGTCGAGGTCGCGACCTCATTGCCGCGAGTTCGCGCCGTCCAGCCGAAACGCGTCACCGGAACGTCCGAGATGATCCTGCCGGGCGATGTGACCGCCTTCAGCGAGACGAGCCTGTTCGCCAGGACCAACGGCTACCTGAGACGCTACCTCGTCGACATCGGCGACAATGTGAAGGCCGGCCAATTGCTCGCCGAGATCGAAACTCCCGAGCTCGACCAGGAGTTGCTGGTGGCCAAGGCGACCGTCGACCAGTTCGACGCGGAGCGACTGCTGGCCTCGGCGAAGGAAGACCTCGCCCGCGTCTCCCGGAATCGCAACCTGAGCCTGTTCAATCGCAACGCCGCGACCCGCCAAGAGGTCGACGATGGCGACGCCGCGCTCAAGGTCGCCGAGGCCGCTGTGAAGGCCGCCGACGCCGCGGCCGACGCGAAGCGAGCTGCCGTCAACCGATTGGAAAGCCTCCAATCCTTCCAGAAGATCCTCGCCCCATTCGACGGAGTGGTCACGGCAAGGAACGTGAATCAGGGCGACCTGATCGACCAGAACGGTGCGACGGGAGGGCGTGAGCTGTTCAAGCTGGTCAACGTCGACACCTTACGCATCTTCGTCTATGTGCCGCAGCTCGAAGCCCCCGAGATCCACAACGGCCAGGAAGCCCAGCTCCTGGTCCGCGAGTTTCCCGATCGAGCCTTCGTGGGCAAGGTGGTCCGGACCGCCGGAGCCATCGACCCTGCATCTCGCACATTGCTGACCGAGGTGCAGATCGATAACGGCAACAAGCTTCTCTACGCGGGGATGTACGTCAAGGTCCGGTTCCAGCTCAAGCGTGCCAGGCAACCCCTGACCGTGCCGGCGACCGTGCTGAGCGTCAACGCGGACGGGACACGCGTCGCGTCGGTCGGCAATGACGGAGAGATCCATTACTTGAAGATTGAACTCGGGCGTGACATGGGGCAGGACGTTGAAGTCCTCTCGGGCCTTGTCGGCGACGAGTCTTTGATCCTCAACCCGATCGAGTCTCTGAGCGAAGGCCGGAAGGTCGAGATCATCGCGGCCGTTTCCGCGACCGCCGAGCCCTCGCCCGCGAAGCCAGCCGCACCCAAGGTTCACTGAGCCCATCAACGCGAGACGCCCGCTCGTCCCCGAGAGATTGATCCTCGGGGATGAGCGGGCGTCTGCGGCGTCTCGGGCTCGATCGGTTTACTTGCGGGCGGGCTTGGGGTCGAGGTTCTTCGCGAGGTCTTCCTTGGAGACTTCGGTCTCGACGCCGCCGGCCGGGATGTCGACCTTGGCCGTCCAGAGGATGCCGTTGAGGACGAGCTTGCGGAAGTCGGCGTTGCCCCAGTTGGTGTGATTATGGCCACCGGTGAAGCCGAAGGCGCGGCCCCCGTTTTCACGCTCGACGGCCCAGCCGAGGGTTTCGTTGTTCGACGAGCCCTTGGGCAGGATGCCGGTCAGGACCGGGGTGACTCGCTTGTCGTTGTCCCGGAAGCGGATCTTGTAATACCACTCGTCGTTGGCCTGGAACGGCTTAACGCCGCTGCTGATCGGATGGCTAGCGGCCGGGGTGACTGTGATGTCGTTGTGAGGGTTGGTCGAGTAGCCGGTCTCGTAGTAGCCGCCGAGCCAGTCGAGAATGGGTGTGGCGTGCTCCTTGGGGAACTCGACGGCGTAGTGCAGGCAGACGAGGCCGACACCCTTGTCGATCTGCTTGCGCAGAACTTCGAGGTGGTTCGACTGGATGACCGGGTGGCCGCCGCCTCCGTCCATGAAGAAGACGATCGATTTGGCCCCGTCGAAGACCGACTCATCGGCCGGCCATCCCCCCTTGACGACGACGGGATCGACGCCGTGCACCTGCTTCAGGCACTTCTCCAGCAAGAGGATGCCGGCGTTGAACTCATGCTCGCCTGGCCCGTGGCTGGGCTTGCCGGCGACGAGGACGATCTTGGCGTCGGCGGCGAAGGCAGGCGCGGACGCCGCCAGCGTGCCAAAGGCGAGCGCGAACAGTCCGAGCGTCTTTTTCATCGATGCGGGCCTCGCGTGGGGTTGAGTGAATCCGAGTCGTCGATGGATGCAGGGCCCGTAGACGCGAAGGGCCCGCCCCGCGCCCTTGTGTGGGCGAGGCGGGCCCCGGCGTCGGGCATGGCTTCGTTCAGATGAGCTCGGTGATGCCCGGCATGGCCACGGGCGGGACTTCCAGCGGTCCGAAAGCGAGATCCTTGGGCTTCAGGTCGAGCTTCGACTCGAGCGCCTGCTCCCAGGTCACGGCCTTGCCGGTGTAGGCCGACATCCGCGACATGATCGCGGTGAGCGTGCTCTCGGCGACCGTCTTCAGCTCATTGAGCGGCTTGCCCGAGCGGATGCTCTCGATCAGGTCGATGTGCTCCTGCTCGTACGGGTTCCGCTCCTTGTCGCGCCAGCGGAACTTGGTGCCGCCGGTCATCTTGTACTGGCCGGGCTGGAGGTTGTAAGACCCCTTGGTGCCGACGACCGCCTCGGAGACGTTGTTCTCGCACCCCTCAATCTGGCGGGCGAAGCTGAGGACGTGGACGTCGTTGGCATATTCCAGGTCGGTGGCAAAGTGGTCGAAGATGTGGCCGTAAGCCGGGTCGGTGCGGACCTGACGCCCGCCCAGCGAGACCGCACGCAGGGGGTGCGAGCCGATCGCCCAGTTCAGGACGTCCAGGTTGTGGACGTGCTGCTCGACGATGTGATCGCCCGAGAGCCAGGTGAAGTAGAGCCAGTTGCGCATCTGCCACTCGACGTCGGTCCAGCTCGCCTGGCGGGGCTTGTTCCAGAGCGGTCCCTGGTTCCAGTAGCAGCGACCCGAGACGACATCGCCAATCTCACCCTCGTGGATCCGCTTCATCGCCTCGATGTAGCCAGCCTGGTGGCGGCGCTGGGTGCCGGCGACGACGGCCAGGTTCTTCTTTTTGGCCTCTTCGGCGACCTTGAGCACCTTGCGGATGCCGGTGCCGTCGACTGCGACCGGCTTCTCGGTGAAGACGTGCTTGCCGGCGTTGATGGCGGATTCGAGGTGATCGGGGCGGAAGCCCGGGGGGGTGGCCAGGATGACCAGGTCGACGTCGGACTCGAGGACATGCTTGTAGGCATCGAGGCCGACGAACCGGCGATCGGCGGGGACGGCGACGCGGTCGCCGAGATTGGACAGGCTCTCGTGCGCCGAAGCGAGGTTGTCGGCGAAGGCGTCGCCCATGGCGACGAGCCGGACGTTGCTCGACGCGTTGACGCACTGTTCGGCTGCGCCTCGGCCGCGGCCGCCGCAGCCGATGAGGCCCACCTTGATGACGTCGCTGCCGGCGGCGTAGGCCGTGGGCAGCGAGCCGGCCAACGCGCCGAAGGCGGCGACGCCGCCGGTGGTCGCGAGGAACGAGCGTCGGGACGAGTCGTTCGTGA
It encodes:
- a CDS encoding efflux RND transporter permease subunit, coding for MWIVELALRRPYTFVVMSLMIVVLAGVTILRMPVDIFPEIDIPVVAVVWSYPGVSPDEMEKRIVTVCERAMTTTVNDIEHIESQSLSGVSVVKVFFQPGAKVEAGVAQINAINATILRVMPPGITPPLIIRYSATNVPIVQIGVGSDSMSEQQLYDYGQNFIRTQLATVQGAQVPLPLGGKPRQIMVDLDPQALYSHKVSPADVSAAINAQNLILPAGSAKIGPRDYQVQLNSSPEVIDALNDLPIKMVNGAVVTIRDVAHVRDGYGVQTNIVNTNGKRGSLLTVLKAGGASTLDVVRRVRETLPRIMANLPDELKTTLLFDQSRFVAASIEGVLHEALIAAGLTALMILLFLGSWRSTVIVAVSIPLSILVSILILSMLGQTLNTMTLGGMALAVGILVDDATVEIENIHRNLGMGKPLKQAILDGAQQIATPAFVSTLAICIVFLPVGFLTGAAKSLFAPLAMAVVFAMLASYFLSRTIIPTMTHYLLAKEVDLYREHAEGGHEPARDEFGVPKPAAPKGDIFWRVHRAFNRQFEKFQCVYLSLLGWALRHRAAVVCLFFAFVGGTMTLTGYLGQDFFPEVDAGQFRLHVRAPAGTRVEEAERLFSRVEAEIRKVVPADEIDLILDNIGLPSNGISLAFGDSSTISNSDGEILVALHEHHSPTAAYVARLRKELPRKFPEAVFFFQPADIVGQILNFGLAAPIDVQVMGNRRDENYALARKIEAAMQKIPGAVDVHLHQVTDAPSLKLEVDRARAEQIGLTQRDVASSMLVSLSSSGQNAPNYWLNPKNGVNYIVAVQTPQYRIDSVEALMNTPIIAPGATEGRPQLLGNLTKLERGTTASVVSHYNVQPVFDVLAAVQGRDLGGVAADLNTILDEIGGKPDASGLRPKLPKGTTISVRGQVESMTSSFKGLAAGLVFAVLLVYFLMVVNFQSWLDPFIILCALPGAMAGIIWMLFATQTTLSVPSLMGAIMCIGVATANSILMVTFANERRAEGDDAITAALAAGHTRLRPVLMTAAAMIIGMLPMSLGLGEGGEQNAPLGLAVIGGLTVATAATLLFVPVVYSLLRTKAPTILLEN
- a CDS encoding TetR family transcriptional regulator C-terminal domain-containing protein, producing METKADRKSNLRPATYEALLDAGTELILEKGYNHCGLDEILKRAGAQKGSFYHFFASKEDFGLRVIDRYSKIRLASMDEYLIDPSRAPLARLRRWYESTCLRKLDQECRIGCLFGSLSQELSNQSEAIRQSLDQCLSQVRKRLTACLVEAQSAGDLRADLDAAQLAEYCLNGWEGALLRMKVVRSVEPLEIFVRVTFDLVLRPCS
- a CDS encoding thioredoxin domain-containing protein; its protein translation is MIVTTLLLAAVVSAGAERADTPILLDFHASWCGPCQEMRPAVRRLIEHKYPIKSIDVDRSPELAKKYQITSIPAFVVVDGSGKVLAKTVGPRPAGQLARFYLAARNKAADEYAEIAAAPPEAAEEVVPAEIQAADNSVPTPEDDGSSEPADLDVAVEPAAPINPKPWQTVVRIKVQGPGNMTGFGSGTVIYSDPEQAIILTCAHIFKLDGPRQAHPSKFPSPIQVDLFDGKLSGQQPAQVHYARETYKGQAMDYDFVKDVGLLRIRPGKRIPAARVVPAFWKPKKDMGMIAVGCPEGQDATAWDTVIVKASMMNVPGHQQYEAIECTTAPKQGRSGGGLFTHDGFVAGVCDFASPQDDHGLYATPRSIYAMLDRNNLMALYAPPGKNNGEMLAQAKPRAVKDQNRLIAHARAQSPEAGDITVPPPDLLGIRDPGAIGWKTDSPRGDRRVARLQPTTSDESNEGNRSVQVGLVREQTPADTAPTSDPSDADLELNAEDIPEPDSRPADSRVSGWKAGQFRNPQRALVEAP
- a CDS encoding efflux RND transporter periplasmic adaptor subunit gives rise to the protein MPPPSRGWRGLLQFLFVLIAIGAAIGGLLAAGIFPRIRQEAELHAGSVEVATSLPRVRAVQPKRVTGTSEMILPGDVTAFSETSLFARTNGYLRRYLVDIGDNVKAGQLLAEIETPELDQELLVAKATVDQFDAERLLASAKEDLARVSRNRNLSLFNRNAATRQEVDDGDAALKVAEAAVKAADAAADAKRAAVNRLESLQSFQKILAPFDGVVTARNVNQGDLIDQNGATGGRELFKLVNVDTLRIFVYVPQLEAPEIHNGQEAQLLVREFPDRAFVGKVVRTAGAIDPASRTLLTEVQIDNGNKLLYAGMYVKVRFQLKRARQPLTVPATVLSVNADGTRVASVGNDGEIHYLKIELGRDMGQDVEVLSGLVGDESLILNPIESLSEGRKVEIIAAVSATAEPSPAKPAAPKVH
- the glnE gene encoding bifunctional [glutamate--ammonia ligase]-adenylyl-L-tyrosine phosphorylase/[glutamate--ammonia-ligase] adenylyltransferase gives rise to the protein MSESQPTSSIGRWLTDQSRPEQVKIWLSGVGVRDTERAEADLRDLARRAHSPETMVVLADLLGGLLSRSSDAGMALRNLERFVSAHPEPGSILAELAVSPRTTEIAVQLFSSSQYFSEMLIREPSLLGWLRSGAERRDREDLVEDLWAELKDVGDEGRERLVLRRFRRRELLRIGFNDIVRGVPLEVTTQDLSHLADSCVECAYRLARRRARARHGEGLGHDGTPIRFVVLALGKMGGTELNYSSDIDLVFLYESEGQTEGPRSVSFAEFFARMGGDMVRLLSDHTELGVGYRVDMRLRPDGDQGPLARSLSGTLEYYVNSGRTWERQALIKCRAVAGDLALGEQFLHAIAPFVYRRYLGATEIAEIKTMKRRIEGRTISAGEADLEVKTGHGGIRDVEFVVQFLQLLHGGLLPGVRDSNTLIALSKLEEVGCLTPEERGIMDDTYRFLRQVEHRLQTMFDRQTHKMPADSEGARTLAIRMGYPPLNRWEDRVGPSERFLSDYRAKAELNRRILNHLLHDAFRDDDGAAADPVVDLVLDPEPPPELIASALARYPFRDPSLAYQNLMALAREEYLFLSQARCRHFLAAIAPRLLQAVAETSDPDMALNNLEKVSASLGAKAMLWELFNYNPPTLRLFVEVCATSQLLSEILIGNPGMIDDLMDSLVVDRPQPGKAIRTELAELCHGAEDLAPILVGFRNKEWIRIGTRDVLGREPIRDVTRELSDVAEAIVGQVARVEWDRRAEKHGEPRTIEGARDRWAIVALGKFGGRELNYRSDLDLVFLNESDGRTVRRASVPIDNDLFLTEVVRRLIKSLADPASPGPLYVVDTRLRPHGGSGPLVLTLSAFVDYFATQAKPWELLALTKARVIFSSGDFGKKVSESIQETLTNQVDACLLGAEALAMRKRLQDSRSPGDLKRGAGGLVDVEFVVQYLQLVNAREHPEILRTNTWDALDALKRAGILSRSDHASLRDAYDFLRAVESRLRIVRNRSSTGWPEQDEEVAKLARRLPQIEGDARDSAEAFRALKLGHATRTRAVFDGFFGRFGGAKL